From a region of the Streptomyces sp. B21-083 genome:
- a CDS encoding sugar kinase, whose amino-acid sequence MTITGPCDAPDVVDVVALGESMVTFLPSRPGRLADVPSFERAIGGAESNVACALAAAGHTTRWISRVGDDGFGDHLVEAIGSYGVDVASVRRDPARPTGVYFRTAADRATDAHEVAYYRAGSAASVMSADTVEVAAARAGRVLHLSGITAALSGDCLDLLWELTEPRPGRPLVSFDVNFRPGLWADTDDPRVLLDLARRADLVFVGADEAEAAWGLRGADGIAGALPEPRLVVVKKGGGGAVAFDRRDRVDTGDGRRVTDSVHVPAPRVDIVAAVGAGDAFAAGFLSATLRALPVRDRIRHGHLMAAAVLTAPGDLAPPPARDHADRLTALDGQAWETLRLGPGWTQAAQAPEEVRTP is encoded by the coding sequence GTGACCATCACGGGACCCTGCGACGCCCCCGACGTCGTGGACGTCGTCGCGCTCGGCGAGTCCATGGTCACCTTCCTTCCCTCCAGGCCGGGCCGCCTCGCCGACGTACCGTCCTTCGAGCGTGCCATCGGCGGCGCCGAGTCCAACGTGGCATGCGCCCTCGCCGCCGCCGGCCACACCACCCGCTGGATCAGCCGCGTCGGCGACGACGGCTTCGGCGACCACCTGGTCGAGGCGATCGGGTCGTACGGCGTGGACGTGGCCTCCGTACGGCGGGATCCGGCGCGTCCGACGGGTGTCTACTTCCGTACGGCGGCGGACCGGGCGACCGACGCGCACGAGGTGGCGTACTACCGGGCCGGGTCGGCGGCCTCGGTGATGTCGGCGGACACCGTGGAGGTGGCGGCGGCGCGCGCCGGGCGGGTGCTGCATCTGTCCGGGATCACGGCCGCCCTGTCCGGCGACTGTCTCGACCTGCTGTGGGAGCTGACCGAGCCCCGGCCCGGGCGGCCACTCGTCTCCTTCGACGTCAACTTCCGCCCGGGACTGTGGGCCGACACCGACGACCCCCGGGTCCTGCTCGACCTCGCCCGCCGCGCCGACCTCGTCTTCGTCGGCGCCGACGAGGCGGAGGCCGCGTGGGGGCTGCGCGGCGCGGACGGCATCGCGGGGGCGCTGCCCGAGCCGCGGCTCGTCGTCGTCAAGAAGGGCGGGGGCGGGGCCGTCGCCTTCGACAGGCGCGATCGTGTCGATACGGGGGACGGCCGGCGCGTCACCGACTCCGTCCACGTCCCCGCGCCCCGCGTCGACATCGTCGCGGCAGTGGGCGCCGGCGACGCCTTCGCCGCCGGGTTCCTCTCCGCCACCCTGCGCGCCCTCCCCGTACGGGACCGCATCCGGCACGGTCACCTCATGGCCGCCGCCGTCCTCACCGCCCCCGGCGACCTCGCCCCGCCGCCCGCCCGGGACCACGCCGACCGGCTGACCGCTCTCGACGGGCAGGCGTGGGAGACACTTCGACTCGGCCCCGGCTGGACGCAAGCCGCGCAGGCCCCCGAGGAGGTACGCACCCCATGA
- a CDS encoding RidA family protein, translating to MTDKIALTPKTHTTPPARFSHGVRKGNILQVAGQVGFLPAVEGQPPTPAGPTLAEQTLQTLANVKSILEEGGASWDDVMMIRVYLTDVDHFAEMNAIYNEYFGKQGLTAPPAARTTVYVGLPAGLLVEIDALAVLG from the coding sequence ATGACAGACAAGATCGCCCTCACCCCCAAGACCCACACCACCCCGCCCGCCAGGTTCTCCCACGGCGTACGCAAGGGGAACATCCTGCAAGTCGCCGGCCAGGTCGGCTTCCTGCCCGCCGTCGAGGGACAGCCCCCCACGCCCGCCGGCCCGACCCTGGCCGAGCAGACCCTCCAGACGCTCGCCAACGTCAAGTCCATCCTGGAGGAGGGCGGCGCGAGCTGGGACGACGTGATGATGATCCGCGTCTATCTGACGGACGTGGACCACTTCGCCGAGATGAACGCGATCTACAACGAGTACTTCGGCAAGCAGGGCCTCACCGCGCCCCCGGCCGCCCGCACCACCGTCTACGTCGGTCTGCCTGCCGGGCTCCTCGTCGAGATCGACGCGCTGGCGGTACTCGGCTGA
- a CDS encoding IclR family transcriptional regulator has protein sequence MSQTVDRALSILPLLAEGPADLGQVADRLGVHKSTALRLLRTLHEHGLVYRQSDQRYRLGARLFALAQEAVENLDIREIAHPHLVRLNESCGHTVHLAVYEEGEVLYIDKVESRYPVRMYSRIGKPVAITVAAVAKLLLADLPETERRTVADKLDYPMYTSRSTPNAPAFLRELEKVREQGWATDLGGHEESINCVAAPLTGTDGRVVAAMSVSAPNVVVTADELLTLLPLVRRTADAISGEYSGRTPTPAKDNGS, from the coding sequence ATGAGCCAGACCGTCGACCGCGCGCTGAGCATCCTGCCGTTGCTCGCGGAGGGCCCCGCCGACCTCGGCCAGGTCGCCGACCGGCTCGGCGTCCACAAGTCCACCGCCCTGCGGCTGCTGCGCACGCTGCACGAGCACGGACTCGTCTACCGCCAGTCCGACCAGCGCTACCGTCTCGGCGCCCGCCTCTTCGCCCTCGCCCAGGAAGCCGTCGAGAACCTCGACATCCGCGAGATCGCCCACCCCCACCTCGTACGCCTCAACGAGAGTTGCGGCCACACCGTCCACCTCGCCGTGTACGAGGAGGGCGAGGTCCTCTACATCGACAAGGTCGAGAGCCGCTACCCGGTGCGCATGTACTCCCGGATCGGGAAGCCCGTCGCCATCACCGTCGCCGCCGTCGCCAAGCTGCTCCTCGCCGACCTGCCGGAGACCGAGCGGCGGACCGTCGCCGACAAGCTCGACTACCCGATGTACACCTCCCGCTCGACCCCCAACGCCCCTGCGTTCCTGCGCGAGTTGGAGAAGGTGCGCGAGCAGGGCTGGGCCACCGACCTCGGCGGTCACGAGGAGTCCATCAACTGCGTCGCGGCCCCCCTCACCGGCACCGACGGACGGGTCGTCGCCGCCATGTCCGTCTCCGCCCCCAACGTCGTCGTCACCGCCGACGAACTCCTCACCCTGCTTCCGCTGGTGCGCCGTACGGCGGATGCCATCAGTGGTGAGTACTCCGGCAGGACCCCCACGCCCGCGAAGGACAACGGTTCATGA
- a CDS encoding Nramp family divalent metal transporter has translation MADTTGNSTEANGPAATGATADIKATVTSASSNLNSAPRKSSWKYIGPGIVVAATGVGAGDLVATLIAGSNFGYTLLWAAVLGCLVKISLAEAAGRWHLSTGRTLFDGWASLGRWTTYFFVAYVVIWGFVYGAAAMSSSALPLQALFPDVMDLKSWAILCGLSGLVFVWFNKYEVFEKVMTVLVGVMFVVTVYLAIRVTPNLGDAFAGLLPVLPDEKDSILNTLGLVGGVGGTITLAAYGYWVNAKGWTNTGWMKVMRLDNRVAYVTTGIFVVSMLFVGAELLHSAGVAIASGDKGLIQLSDILADKYGSATAKFFLIGFFATSYTSLIGVWHGVSLMFADFVERFRGTRTTGEEVASGTRERSWPFRAYLLWLTFPPIVLLFQGQPFRLIILYGVLGAAFLPFLAGTLLVLLNSSRTPAEWRNRMLSNTMLVIAGLLFLVLCVKQIWDQPWSEFF, from the coding sequence ATGGCGGACACCACAGGAAACTCCACAGAAGCAAACGGACCAGCGGCGACGGGAGCCACGGCCGACATCAAAGCCACGGTCACCTCTGCTTCCTCAAACCTCAACTCGGCACCCCGTAAGTCCAGTTGGAAGTACATCGGACCGGGCATCGTGGTCGCCGCGACCGGCGTCGGCGCCGGTGACCTGGTGGCGACACTCATCGCGGGCAGCAACTTCGGCTACACCCTCCTGTGGGCCGCCGTACTCGGATGTCTGGTGAAGATCTCCCTCGCCGAGGCGGCCGGCCGCTGGCACCTCTCCACCGGCCGCACCCTCTTCGACGGCTGGGCGAGCCTCGGCCGCTGGACGACGTACTTCTTCGTCGCGTACGTCGTGATCTGGGGCTTCGTCTACGGCGCGGCGGCGATGTCGTCGAGCGCGCTGCCGCTGCAGGCACTGTTCCCGGACGTCATGGACCTCAAGTCGTGGGCGATCCTGTGCGGGTTGTCGGGCCTGGTCTTCGTGTGGTTCAACAAGTACGAGGTCTTCGAGAAGGTCATGACCGTGCTGGTGGGCGTGATGTTCGTCGTCACGGTCTACCTGGCGATCCGGGTCACCCCCAACCTCGGGGACGCCTTCGCCGGCCTGCTGCCCGTCCTCCCCGACGAGAAGGACTCGATCCTCAACACGCTGGGCCTGGTCGGCGGTGTGGGCGGCACCATCACCCTTGCGGCGTACGGGTATTGGGTCAACGCCAAGGGCTGGACCAACACCGGCTGGATGAAGGTGATGCGCCTCGACAACCGCGTCGCGTACGTGACGACGGGCATCTTCGTGGTGTCGATGCTGTTCGTCGGCGCGGAGTTGCTGCATTCGGCCGGCGTGGCGATCGCGAGCGGCGACAAGGGCCTGATCCAGCTGAGCGACATCCTGGCGGACAAGTACGGCTCGGCGACCGCGAAGTTCTTCCTGATCGGCTTCTTCGCCACCTCCTACACCTCGCTGATCGGCGTCTGGCACGGCGTGAGCCTGATGTTCGCCGACTTCGTGGAACGCTTCCGCGGCACCCGGACAACGGGCGAGGAGGTCGCCTCCGGCACCCGCGAACGGTCCTGGCCGTTCCGCGCGTACCTGCTGTGGCTGACCTTCCCGCCCATCGTCCTGCTCTTCCAGGGCCAGCCCTTCCGCCTGATCATCCTGTACGGCGTCCTGGGCGCGGCCTTCCTTCCCTTCCTGGCCGGCACGCTGCTGGTCCTGCTCAACTCCTCCCGCACGCCTGCCGAATGGCGCAACCGGATGCTGAGCAACACGATGCTGGTGATCGCGGGTCTGCTCTTCCTGGTGCTGTGCGTGAAGCAGATCTGGGACCAGCCGTGGTCGGAGTTCTTCTAG
- a CDS encoding M14 family metallopeptidase, translating to MRLRIRGSGALGGRRSAAALGLLSLALAVGVASTTPDATATSAKRPAASADDIRQYEINFANSTSDVRTDIMASGVTVDEADEETVVVSGRADQARKLAQRGYEITPLGSAPDRSGSADDVRLLDFPTADSRYHNYAEMTTEINSLVSANPSIASQRVIGTSYSGRNIVAIKLSDNVGTDEAEPEVLFTHHQHAREHLTVEMALYLLRNLTSTYATDSRVKAMIDSREIWIIPDLNPDGGEYDIATGSYRSWRKNRQPNSGSSNVGTDLNRNWNYRWGCCGGSSGSTSSETYRGASAESAPEVKVVGDFVRSRVVGGVQQIKTGIDFHTYSELLLWPFGYTTANTTTGMTQDDRDAFATVGGKMAASNGYTPEQSSDLYITDGSIDDYLWGSQKIFSYTFEMYPSSSSGGGFYPPDEVIDRETARNRDAVLQLLENSDCMYRSIGKQAQYC from the coding sequence ATGCGACTTCGTATACGAGGCTCAGGTGCCCTCGGCGGCAGACGGTCCGCCGCCGCCCTCGGGCTGCTGTCCCTCGCCCTCGCCGTGGGCGTCGCCTCCACCACCCCCGACGCCACCGCGACCAGCGCCAAGCGCCCTGCTGCCTCGGCGGACGACATCCGCCAGTACGAGATCAACTTCGCGAACTCCACGTCCGACGTCCGAACCGACATCATGGCGTCGGGTGTGACCGTGGACGAGGCCGACGAGGAGACCGTCGTGGTCTCCGGCCGCGCCGACCAGGCCAGGAAGCTGGCCCAACGCGGCTACGAGATCACCCCGTTGGGCTCGGCTCCCGACCGCTCCGGCAGCGCCGACGACGTACGGCTGCTCGACTTCCCCACGGCCGACTCCCGCTATCACAACTACGCGGAGATGACGACGGAGATCAACTCCCTCGTCTCGGCCAACCCCTCCATCGCCAGCCAGCGGGTCATCGGGACCTCGTACTCGGGCCGGAACATCGTCGCCATCAAGCTCAGCGACAACGTCGGCACCGACGAGGCCGAACCTGAGGTGCTGTTCACCCACCACCAGCACGCCCGTGAGCACCTCACCGTCGAGATGGCGCTCTACCTGCTGCGCAACCTGACCTCCACCTACGCCACCGACTCCCGGGTCAAGGCCATGATCGACTCCCGTGAGATCTGGATCATCCCGGACCTCAACCCGGACGGCGGCGAGTACGACATCGCGACCGGCTCGTACCGTTCATGGCGCAAGAACCGCCAGCCCAACAGCGGTTCCTCGAACGTCGGCACGGACCTCAACCGCAACTGGAACTACCGCTGGGGCTGCTGCGGCGGCTCCTCCGGCTCGACCTCGTCGGAGACGTACCGAGGCGCGTCGGCCGAGTCCGCGCCCGAGGTCAAGGTGGTCGGCGACTTCGTCCGCAGCCGGGTCGTCGGCGGCGTCCAGCAGATCAAGACGGGCATCGACTTCCACACGTACAGCGAGCTGTTGCTGTGGCCCTTCGGGTACACGACCGCCAACACCACGACGGGTATGACCCAGGACGACCGGGACGCCTTCGCCACGGTCGGCGGGAAGATGGCCGCGAGCAACGGCTACACGCCGGAGCAGTCCAGCGACCTGTACATCACGGACGGTTCGATCGACGACTACCTCTGGGGCAGTCAGAAGATCTTCTCCTACACGTTCGAGATGTATCCGTCGTCCAGCTCGGGTGGCGGCTTCTACCCGCCCGACGAGGTGATCGACCGGGAGACCGCCCGTAACCGGGACGCGGTTCTGCAGTTGCTGGAGAACTCGGACTGTATGTACCGGTCCATCGGGAAGCAGGCGCAGTACTGCTGA
- a CDS encoding amino acid deaminase, with translation MGTEEIEGTASVGSSDSAGVLARLAAERVDARFKGLPPDADGLTVGELAAQRRNLFTGGFTTPVLALSAERLTHNLELMETYAARHGLVFAPHGKTSMAPQLFHRQLEHGAWGITLAVPHQVRVARAFGIQRVFLANELVDPAALRWIAAELAADPDFRFVCYVDSVRGVELMDAALTGAGTRPLDVVVELGAGEGARTGVRTEAECAAVADAVAAARTLRLVGVAGYEGEVPRADPERVRAWLRRLVALAVDFDKAGRFAGVSVEQIIVSAGGSAWFDAVADVFVEIPELSLPVCKLLRSGAYVSHDDGRYREVTPFNRVPEEGSLEPAFRLWTQVVSRPSPEQAFTNAGKRDAAYDLDLPVAQVVRRENDTEGAGERAATGISVTGLSDQHAWLRTDPGADLEVGDWLGLGLSHPCTSFDKWQLIPVTEADGTVVEYIRTFF, from the coding sequence ATGGGCACCGAGGAGATCGAGGGCACCGCGAGCGTCGGCAGCTCTGACAGCGCCGGGGTGCTCGCCCGGCTGGCCGCCGAACGCGTCGACGCCCGATTCAAGGGCCTCCCGCCGGACGCGGACGGTCTGACCGTCGGCGAGCTGGCCGCACAGCGCCGCAACCTCTTCACGGGCGGCTTCACCACCCCCGTACTCGCCCTCTCCGCCGAGCGGCTCACCCACAACCTGGAGCTGATGGAGACGTACGCGGCCCGCCACGGCCTCGTCTTCGCCCCGCACGGCAAGACCTCCATGGCCCCCCAGCTCTTCCACCGCCAGCTCGAGCACGGCGCCTGGGGCATCACCCTCGCGGTCCCCCACCAGGTGCGCGTCGCCCGCGCCTTCGGCATCCAACGGGTCTTTCTGGCCAACGAGTTGGTGGACCCGGCGGCCCTGCGCTGGATCGCGGCGGAGCTGGCCGCCGACCCGGACTTCCGCTTCGTCTGTTACGTCGACTCCGTGCGCGGGGTGGAACTGATGGACGCGGCTCTCACGGGCGCGGGGACCCGTCCGCTGGACGTGGTCGTCGAACTCGGCGCCGGTGAGGGTGCCCGGACCGGCGTGCGCACGGAGGCGGAGTGCGCGGCGGTCGCGGACGCGGTGGCCGCCGCCAGGACCCTGCGGCTGGTCGGGGTCGCGGGGTACGAGGGCGAGGTGCCGCGGGCCGACCCGGAGCGGGTGCGGGCATGGCTGCGGCGGCTGGTGGCGCTGGCGGTGGACTTCGACAAGGCGGGGCGGTTCGCCGGAGTGTCCGTCGAGCAGATCATCGTGAGCGCCGGCGGCAGCGCCTGGTTCGACGCGGTCGCCGACGTGTTCGTGGAGATCCCCGAACTGTCGCTCCCCGTATGCAAGTTGCTGCGCTCGGGGGCGTACGTCTCACACGACGACGGCCGCTATCGCGAGGTCACGCCGTTCAACCGGGTCCCCGAGGAGGGGTCGCTGGAGCCCGCCTTCCGCCTGTGGACGCAGGTCGTCTCCCGCCCCTCCCCCGAGCAGGCCTTCACGAACGCGGGCAAGCGGGACGCCGCCTACGACCTGGACCTGCCCGTCGCCCAGGTCGTCCGGCGGGAGAACGATACGGAGGGCGCCGGCGAGCGGGCCGCCACCGGGATCTCGGTCACCGGCCTGTCCGACCAGCACGCCTGGCTGCGTACGGACCCCGGGGCGGATCTGGAGGTCGGCGACTGGCTGGGGCTGGGCCTGTCCCACCCTTGTACGTCCTTCGACAAGTGGCAACTGATCCCGGTCACCGAGGCGGACGGCACGGTCGTCGAATACATCCGCACGTTTTTCTGA